A region from the Lutra lutra chromosome 1, mLutLut1.2, whole genome shotgun sequence genome encodes:
- the MSL2 gene encoding E3 ubiquitin-protein ligase MSL2 isoform X3: MGKRAEGSPSQPARTAVESDVIIQVTLKRSGHLLQDPIAPTNSTCQHYVCKPCKGKKMMMKPSCSWCKDYEQFEENKQLSILVNCYKKLCEYITQTTLARDIIEAVDCSSDILALLNDGSLFCEETEKPSDSSFTLCLTHSPLPSTSEPTADPQASLSPISESTLSIAIGSSVINGLPTYNGLSIDRFGINIPSPEHSNTIDVCNTVDIKTEDLSDSLPPVCDTVATDLCSTGIDICSFSEDIKPGDSLLLSVEEVLRSLETVSNTEVCCPNLQPNLEATVSNGPFLQLSSQSLSHNVFMSTSPALHGLSCTAATPKVAKLNRKRSRSESDSEKVQPLPISTIIRGPTLGASAPVTVKRESKISLQPIATVPNGGTTPKISKTVLLSTKSMKKSHEHGSKKSHSKTKPGILKKDKTVKEKIPSHHFMPGSPTKTVYKKPQEKKGCKCGRATQNPSVLTCRGQRCPCYSNRKACLDCICRGCQNSYMANGEKKLEAFAVPEKALEQTRLTLGINVTSIAVRNASTSTSVINVTGSPVTTFLAASTHDDKSLDEAIDMRFDC, translated from the coding sequence GACATTTGCTACAAGATCCTATCGCACCCACCAACTCCACCTGCCAACATTATGTCTGCAAACCTTgtaaaggcaagaaaatgatGATGAAACCTTCATGTAGCTGGTGCAAAGACTATGAGCAATTTGAGGAAAACAAGCAGTTAAGCATCCTAGTGAACTGCTACAAAAAACTATGCGAATATATCACACAGACTACATTGGCACGGGATATAATAGAAGCAGTCGACTGTTCTTCGGATATTTTGGCTTTGCTTAATGATGGATCATTGTTTTGTGAGGAGACAGAAAAACCCTCAGATTCATCCTTTACTTTGTGTTTAACACATTCCCCTTTACCTTCAACCTCAGAACCCACAGCTGATCCTCAAGCTAGTTTATCTCCAATATCTGAAAGCACCCTCAGCATTGCTATTGGCAGTTCTGTTATCAATGGTTTGCCTACTTATAATGGGCTTTCAATAGATAGATTTGGTATAAATATTCCTTCACCTGAACATTCAAACACAATTGATGTATGTAACACTGTTGACATAAAAACTGAGGATCTGTCTGACAGCTTGCCACCTGTCTGTGACACAGTAGCCACTGACTTATGCTCCACAGGCATTGATATCTGCAGTTTTAGTGAAGATATAAAACCTGGCGACTCTCTGTTACTGAGTGTTGAGGAAGTGCTCCGCAGCTTAGAAACTGTTTCAAATACAGAGGTTTGTTGTCCTAATTTGCAGCCCAACTTGGAAGCCACTGTCTCTAATGGACCTTTTCTGCAGCTTTCTTCCCAGTCTCTTAGCCATAATGTTTTTATGTCCACCAGTCCTGCACTTCATGGGTTATCATGTACAGCAGCAACTCCAAAAGTAGCAAAATTGAATAGAAAACGATCCAGATCAGAAAGTGACAGTGAGAAAGTTCAGCCACTTCCAATTTCTACCATTATCCGAGGCCCAACGTTGGGGGCATCTGCCCCTGTGACAGTGAAACGGGAGAGCAAAATTTCTCTTCAACCTATAGCAACTGTTCCCAATGGAGGCACAACACCCAAAATCAGCAAAACTGTACTTTTATCTACTAAAAGCATGAAAAAGAGTCATGAACACGGATCCAAGAAATCTCACTCTAAAACCAAGCCAGGTAttcttaaaaaagacaaaactgtaaAGGAAAAGATTCCTAGTCACCATTTTATGCCAGGAAGTCCTACCAAGACTGTGTATAAAAAACCCCAGGAAAAGAAAGGGTGTAAATGTGGGCGTGCTACTCAAAATCCAAGTGTTCTTACATGCCGCGGCCAGCGCTGCCCTTGCTACTCTAACCGCAAAGCCTGCTTAGATTGTATATGTCGTGGCTGCCAAAACTCCTATATGGCCAATGGGGAGAAGAAGCTGGAGGCATTTGCTGTGCCAGAAAAGGCCTTGGAGCAGACCAGGCTCACTTTGGGCATTAATGTGACTAGCATTGCTGTGCGCAATGCTAGTACCAGCACCAGTGTAATTAATGTCACAGGGTCCCCAGTAACAACGTTTTTAGCTGCCAGTACACATGATGATA